The Nicotiana tomentosiformis chromosome 2, ASM39032v3, whole genome shotgun sequence genome includes the window aagaaaggagaagaagaaaattaCCTGGACTGGTCAGAAATGTTGATGAAGAACCCTAGGCTTTGGTCGACCTTGATCGTAGAAGAGAGAAGAAGAAATGACCAATTTTTCAATTTAGGGTCTGTTTTGTATTAAAAAAACAGACCCaaagtttttttcttttaaaaaagggCCCTCTTTTTAAAAAAGGGCCCTCTTTTTAAAAAAGGGCCATCTTTTTAAAAAAACAGACTCAGTGTCGCTTTTTTAACAGAAGCGATCGCTTCGTCGCTTTGCTCGCTTCGTCGCTTCCTCCGTTGAAGCGTGCGCTTCCTCCGTTGAAGCGTGCGCTTCCCTCGGTCGAGTCGCCTCAGGCAGCTAGAAGCGACACTGAGTCGCGTCGCTTCGCTTCGCGCTTAAAGCGACGAAGCGATCGCTTTTCTAAACACTGGGTTGGCTTCACTTTTGCCTCAACACATCTGAGCCTCAAGTTGCTAAAGATAATGTATCTTTTCCAAGATTCGATGTGGGAGATATCAAACCCATGCCCTTTTGATTAcaaagacaagagtgggttgctctagtggtgagcaccctccacttccaactaagaggttatgagttcgagtcaccccaagagcaaggtggggagttcttggagggagggagccgagggtgtctatcggaaacagcctctctaccccagggtaggggtaaggtctgcgtacacactaccctccccagaccccactagtgggattgtactggggtgttgttgttgttgccctTTTGATTACAAGTTATAATGCATTTAACTGGTTATGTATGCCGTTTTATTGGTCAGTATCAGCTCAAGAATGAGGCATCAGAGTGAAATGTGGGATTTTGGCAAGGGTGGTTGCCCTCCTCTGGTGAGCCCatgatttctttctttttttaaattaataCCAGCTATCATGTTCACATTTATTTCCTCATAAATGAAAATTTGCTAAAGGGTATATTTTTCCCTGTATGAGAACCAAACAAATGTACTCCAACTTTTTGCCTTAAATTCTTGGCAGCGAACTCCTCATTTCTCTGTGATTGTACAAGCTAATACAAGTTCCTAATTGCTTCCCATATGATAATAGCTGGAAGTTATGACAGTATGCTAGTTTGTCTTAGACAATATTATCaattttttgaaatttaaatGATTAATTGCCTCAAAAAATCTTGCTCGAGTCTTGTAATGGCAGGCCGTTGTTGACTGAAGGTCTGTAAGAATAGCCCAAAAAAGGAGAGAATGAGCTAACAGACAGAAGGGGACTTGTACCGGAGGTGGTTTCCTTGCTGTGCATTACTAATGATTCTCCATGTTCTAAAAAACATCAGccttaaaagagaaaaataaggaaacaaaATCATCttcttggtttttttttttttttttttgtggggggggggggggggggggaggttctGTCTATAAATTTGTTTATGTCCATGTCCATATATCTATTGCTCCCTTGTTCATATCTTCTAGGTTCTTGGTCTTTGTTGCCTTGGCTTTAAGATTCTTCCGTAGGAGCTATTGGGGAACTGGGGggatgttttaaaaaatatttgtttCCTTAGAAGTATCAGCTCTGATGATACTTCTAGTTCTTTCTTTTCTGTGCTAATCAATGAGATTGGAAACTTCCTGACCTGTATCTTGGCTTGGTATACCGGTATAGCCTGATTGAGAATCTTCTCTCTCGCATCAACCAATGTTGTGTAGCCTGAATCCCAAATTTGTTGGGATTGGTATCCACTCTGCTTTATTTAGGTATTTTTCAGTCAAATATTAAATAATGTGTTTTAACACAACATTATATAATAAGAAATAAGCTTATAGAAAATGTATTCCATATGATAAGAAATAATCACTCATAAATGTCAAGTACTAGATTAGTTATTTCAAATGACCTTTGAGATTATGCCTTTATAACCTCACCCTTTAGTCTGCGCTTATCCTATTTTTGTGcttgtatttattttaaaaaaaatctttcgACAGGTTCTCTGGTCTTATTTCGACGCCATGTACAACAACCGGTCTTACTCTATAACAAAAATGAGGCTGCATAGGATGGGAAGTTTTTAAGGGTGTTGCCTCCTATGGGAAGTTTTTATGGGTGTTGCCTCTTATTTGCATGCCTGATACTTCTGTATTCTTCTACTGCCAGAGCAACAGCCGTAACTGATCGAATTTTGAGGATGAGGAATAGTTCACCAAGCTCGGTGGAGAATTTGCTGTATTATCCTCAGTCTAAGCTAATCTCTTTGTTAGTACTCCTCGGTAAGTGAATCGTAACAGCACTGTTCTTTTAGTTACATACTTTGTTAGTACTCCTCAGTGGACTGTTATCTAATGTGGCATGATGCGTTGGCATAAGGAAAGCTAGATGCAATAGCAGATTCAGTCGGGAGATGCCATCTACTTTAGAATGGTGCACCAGATTTTCCATGAAAGTATTCAAGTGTTGCACTAGAAGTTTCAGCTGGTTGATCCATTCATGTCTTGGAACAATTTGTGCGATCCTGTTTGTTGAGAAAGCAAAATGCAAACTGATGGTGCCTAAAGTACATTGGACGCGTCCTCCTAAGACTCTATTCAAGATCAACACAAATGGGAGCTCAAACAGGAAACTGGGACTACGTGGAGGAGGTGGTGTTATTAGATCATACACTGGAATTGATAGCAGCTTTTGCATCAGCTTTCAGTAAAGgaactaccaatagtgctgaatCTAAAACTAATTGGATCAATGCTAAATCAGACCCGCCATTTGGAATCTTATCTCAGTAATTGAAAGCATTAAGGTAAGCTGAAGGTTTTGGAATATGTGCAGCTTCAACATTGCTTCAGAGAAGCTAATTTCACACTGAGTAATGAAGGATTGAAGTTTGCAGGACAGATTTGGTATGATGAATTTGAGCAGCTTCCTAGCAAAACAAAGGCAGGCACAAATGATCTTAATAGCAAGACAAATGCGTTGGTTTTCGGATTAGGCAAATCAAAAGTAGTTTTTGTTGTATACCATGAATTGTATGTACATCACAATGGTGTAGGAAGTTAGAAAATttctaaagtttaagtaaaataaTTCAGAAAGATGTAATTAGACTAATTATACATACAATTGTATATCCACACTTCAGATCTTTGCACCATCTCTTTGAATTGTGTATGTACAATTCTAACTTAATTAGTTTTCTACAAGGTCAGGTATTATGTCCCCCTAATATACCGGTTAGCGGTCAGTGCCTAAAGAAAAATCATTCTCCTTGAAAATGAGAATTGTACGGCTGCATGGAAGGTGGGTCAACTATTTAGCAAGTTACCTACAAGTCTCCAACTTTTATTTAGTTAGAGGCATTTTTAGTGGAAAAAGAAAACGGCAATATTCTATGACAAATACACCATCAGTGCATTGTTATTGTTACTTATAATAATGGTACCTTTCTCTGTCACTAGTTAATTTGTCTGCACTCTCAATTATTGATAATCTCAAAGTGCAAGAAACACTGTTGATAATGAGTCTACTATAAATACTACTTACAAACAAAGATCGATTATCCTTAGTTTTGCAATGACAATGAGGAAAACTGACTTTAGTGGTTCATATTTCTTTGTGAcgactcttcttcttcttctgcctcTATTTGTTTCCACAAAGGCAGCAGCAGCAGCAAGTGGCTTGTTCATCTTTGGAGACTCCACAGTGGATGCAGGAAACAACAACTATATTGAGACCATCCCTGAGAACAGAGCCAATTATGAACCATATGCCCAGAATGGTTTTTTCCAGGAACCCACTGGTCGCTTCTCAGATGGTCGTATCATCGTTGATTTCATAGGTGAGGTGATCCACTATTATTCTTCTCCATGACTTGTTTAATTTGCGATGGCATGACATCTAGAGGCGGACCTATGCTTTAAGAACAGGGGTCGTTaactttggcaaaattttaatatatatatatatatatatatatatatatatatatatatatatatatatatatatatatatatgtgtgtgtgtgtgtgttaaaaATGATCATATATTTTACTTGGAACTCTTAACATCAAAACAGTCATGTACCCAATCACCTTCAAATCCTGGGTCCACCTGTGATTCAATCATGTTTGGATTTGAGATTTGTTTTGACTGATCTAAAGGAGGTCATTAATCAATTATGTGATCTATATATAATTTGTGAAAAATGAATGATGGTGATGCAGCTGAATATGCAAAGTTGCCACTAATTCCTCCTTACCTGCAACCACATATTGCTGATTTCAGCAATGGAGTTAACTTTGCTTCTGGAGGAGCTGGAGTTCTTTCTACCGCTCATTCTGGTTTGGTATGGGCGTCAGCATTTTCATCTCCTTACTAAAGATATGCATACATATATATTATCTCAAATCCTTTTctatatatgttatatataagTGTAGATCTACACTGTTAATTATACGTGATAAAATATCAGGTTATTGATCTGGAGAGACAATTAAAGTACTTTGAACAAGTGCGGAAATCACTAATAGAAAAGTTGGGAGCAGCCAAAGCAGAGGAAGTCATATCGGAAGCAGTTTACTTCATCAGTATCGGAAGTAACGATTACATGGGGGGTTACTTTGGTAATGAAACGATGCAGCAACTCCACGGTCCTGAAGAATATTTAGGGATGGTCATCGGCAACTTGACTCAGGCAATTCAAGTAAACTACAAGCAATTATCCTTTTCCTTCTCTATGTTGTTGGTTAAAATTGTACTTATATACAATATTTCAATGACAAGGAATTGTATGAGAAAGGCGCCCGAAAATTTGGTTTCCTAAGCTTGTCGCCATTGGGATGTTTACCAGCTCTCAGAGCACTAAATCCAAGAGCTAATAGCAATAACGAAGAAGCAGGAGGAGGTTGTTTTGAAGCTGCTTCTGATCTTGCATTGGCTCATAACAATGCTCTCAGAATTGTCCTCGAAAGCCTTCAACATATATTGCAAGGCTTTAAGTATTGCAACTCCAACTTCTACGATTGGCTTCTCGATAGAGTTAACAATCCCTCAAAGTATGGTATGTACCTCTTTATACCATCTCCCCTACTAGCTAGCTTCTTGTTGTCATTCTATTAATTAACTTTTGAAGGGGAGTCTTGGcttaactggtaaagttgttgtcatgtgagcAGAAGGCCACGGGTTCGAACTGTGAAAACAACCTCTTGCATGTTAAGGTtgtgtacaatagacccttgtggtcctgccccgcacatagcgggagcttagtgtttttttttttttttttttaatatctcCATTATTGTTGCGttattaggtttcaaggaaggaGTGAAGGCTTGCTGTGGAACAGGGCCTTACGGAGGTAAAAATACATGTGGTGGGGAAAAAAAGGTTACTGAATATGAGATTTGCGATAATGCCAAAGACTACATATGGTTTGATTCATTTCACCCGACAGAAGGCATACATGAACAATTTGCAAAAGCTCTCTGGGATGGACCATCCTCCTCTGTTGGACCTTACACTCTTCAAGACCTATTTTTTAGTAAAGAGAAACAAACTATAGCTGATATTGTCGATATATAATCCACAAATTTCTTAATGTTAGAACGAAAGATGTGTTGGCAATAAAGCCTTTTGTATTTCCAAGTCCAGACTTATTAGAAAGCAAATTTCAACATTCAAGGGAAATAATTTTATGTTCAGCAacaattttccatttattattTCCCAATTTATTGCTCTTCATATTCTGCTTTGACTCGCAACCACGCAGGAGCAGAGGTATGGTATTTACTTACTAACCAACACAGAGGAAAAGGATGACAATTTATCTATAGGAATAGCAAATTTGGTAGACTGGAAAAATAACAGGACATATATGTTTCCACGTAATAATCTTAAATGACAACTGAGGAGGTGAATGTTACAGAACATGCTAAAAGAATTACATAATCATTAGAGTATTTTCATCATCACATAATGACTATTGACTTTCAATGTTGTTAGGGTGGGTAAGCTGGTAAAACATGGATATTCCGCAGCCAAAGATCCAGATAGTtcatattatttaatttataaaaacTAGTGCCGTTTTTATTTGGAAGAAATCCCCACAGTCCATATATACCAGTGGAAAAAGCAATGGGGTTCTTTGTCAACAAAAGGTCCAGGATCCGATTCCGGGGCTGTTAGGGAAGGAAGGACAGCCTTGAATGTTTCTAATGGGCTATGTAACATGTTCGGACACTTCAAAAATGCTGTCAAATCCCAACACGAATGACGCAACATATTTGCGGAGTCTGCGCAACATAACTAATGGGGCAAAGACAAGGTAACAACATCATAGCTGCAAATGGCCAACACGAATCTCAGAGAACTCTTAAATGACAGATCATTGGATTCAATTTCTTGAGTGTTGATTTGTTCGATGAGCGGTTCTCTACATGTGAGTTTTACTTCTCAGTTTTCCTCTTTTCAGCTTCACCCTTGGCAATATGCTTGTCTTGAATTTATCCTTTAACGTGTATTAAAATATTCTCGAATTTTACAATTATGATGGTTCATTTATCTGCTTTTTGCAGTTCAAACCTTTTGgtattgtagacaataaatttgcgtcgagaaaataatcaagactaaaaaatattgcaacaattataatatttgatttcaaataatatgagtgtacaatctctatgaatcgtctgattcttctttccaatagtaaataaattcaagggcccttgagcttgagcttgatcttgaatctatatttgttgcCATGAACGATGATCTTGGATTCAACTAGCACggactttgatttgaactcgtactccttgaatcttgatttgttcttcgttcttgagtgTGAaattgatttcttgaacttgaacttgattgcttgaagcttgaaacttgtagagaaatttgcggcgtttgatccacgagctctctcttgcttcttgttataacttctggtccaTTTTCTAGGTTATGGagacctctatttatagttgtgggaggggagagttatgataagaacaaactctttccgaccaattaAATCGAAGTGTGACAagaccgcatttgattggccagaatatGTCACTTGCACACATGGCGCGATTTCATTAGCCTTTTAATGtggcttggcatgccttgtcattttgatacatgacatgatcctattggctcttccgtttgacttggtgTGCCACGTTATTTCACGTGTGGCACTAAActaggcctctaggaagatgacatcttgagCCTAATAAAGTGAGTTCTGTAGCCCAATTGATtcagacttatttatttaatctatatatatttgacttatataattaatccaattatattagcccaataaatttatttgaactaatatatcttgaatttaaaatatagtccaaataattttatgaatttaattccaataaaatttatatgtctACAAATACCCCTACTTCAATACTTGTCACAATGTCTTTAAATTTTGAAGACTACGCAGTATTAACTTGATAATAGTATGTAAATCCTATTTGCCAAAACAGGTAATGGATCAATGTATAATTGGTTACGTGTCAGTTGATAGCCTGTTGGTAGTTTGGTCCACACTTAAACATTAAAGTGACTTCAATCATTGTAATTACCAAGAGAgatgataataataattattatcattattattataatGTAGATGCCATTTTTCTCAATTTTGTGGACCATCAGTACAAGACATATGGATTTGGCAATCTTTAACAGAAGGCAACGCTATTGAATACTATGCGTAGGTCCAATCTCAATTTGAATCCCTCCAGAAGTCTAATTAGAACAGCAATCCCACATCGGTACTTACTTATTAATAGCGTATTCTGACAGCTATAAATACCATATGCTCGTTATTCAATTAACGCCAATTTGAGCGTTTGCGAGCCACTTTGTGTTTACTTTAGACGACTTGGAAGCATTAACGCGAATgataattttttcttcttttcttttacttttcttcctttgttgatttattttgtaGGTCAAACGAGAAAAATATGTTCCTGTTTAATGAGATGATCCAAGCATGAAGAAGGTGATCTGAGGTTGTGAAGGGATGAGTATTTATCTCCGCCtgaatatcggagagattactctcaagatgaCCTGAacatcggagagattactctcattacggcccgaatatcggagagattactctcaaggtggccctgatatcagagagattactctcaaggtgacccgactatcggggagattactctcaaggtggcccgactatcggagagattactctcaaggtgacccgactatcggagagattactctcaaggtggcccgactatTGGAGATATTACTCTCAAGGTGGAccgaatatcggagagattactctcaaggtggcccgtctatcggagagattactctcaagatgacccgaatatcggagagattactctcggGGTGTGAAGGGATGGATACTCATCTCCGCCCAAAAATCGGAGGCCATTTCAGGACGCAAAGGCTCATACGACATATCGAATTACAAGTCCATGGCAACAAATAGATGGAGAAATCCCCAACATCATATGGAGGACAAATCCATGGCAGTATATAGAAAGGTAAATCCATAAAGagaccaacttaaggtgcaaagagacTTAAATGTTcaccttaagattgaaaagttatagttccttttaaggacaaacccgcgaagaggccaacttaaggtgcaaagggactgaCATGTCtaccttaagattgaaaaattatagttccttttaaggataAACCCGTGAAGaagccaacttaaggtgcaaagggactaaCATGTCCACCTTT containing:
- the LOC104105949 gene encoding GDSL esterase/lipase 1-like, giving the protein MTMRKTDFSGSYFFVTTLLLLLPLFVSTKAAAAASGLFIFGDSTVDAGNNNYIETIPENRANYEPYAQNGFFQEPTGRFSDGRIIVDFIAEYAKLPLIPPYLQPHIADFSNGVNFASGGAGVLSTAHSGLVIDLERQLKYFEQVRKSLIEKLGAAKAEEVISEAVYFISIGSNDYMGGYFGNETMQQLHGPEEYLGMVIGNLTQAIQELYEKGARKFGFLSLSPLGCLPALRALNPRANSNNEEAGGGCFEAASDLALAHNNALRIVLESLQHILQGFKYCNSNFYDWLLDRVNNPSKYGFKEGVKACCGTGPYGGKNTCGGEKKVTEYEICDNAKDYIWFDSFHPTEGIHEQFAKALWDGPSSSVGPYTLQDLFFSKEKQTIADIVDI